In the Sulfitobacter pacificus genome, one interval contains:
- the rlmN gene encoding 23S rRNA (adenine(2503)-C(2))-methyltransferase RlmN: MSATAPITQDVHTMPRKLPEGPQNLIGLTREAMRDALIAQGVPEKQAKMRVGQIWQWIYGWGVRDFAEMTNLSKAFRAELAENFVIEIPEVVTRQVSEDGTRKYLVRIAGGHEVEIVYIPEEGRGTLCVSSQVGCTLTCSFCHTGTQKLVRNLTAGEIIGQVLVARDDLGEWPEIGAKHVEGRLLSNIVLMGMGEPLYNFENVRDAMKIAMDPEGIQLSRRRITLSTSGVVPEIARTAEEIGCQLAISFHATTDEVRDKLVPINKKWNLEVLLEALRAYPKVSNSERITFEYVMLHGVNDSDEDAHRLVELIKGIPAKINLIPFNEWPGAPYKRSSNNRIRAFSEIIYNAGYASPVRKPRGEDIMAACGQLKSATERSRKSRKQIEAEAGLS, from the coding sequence ATGTCTGCCACAGCACCGATTACCCAAGATGTTCATACCATGCCGCGCAAACTGCCGGAAGGTCCGCAGAACCTGATTGGTTTGACCCGCGAGGCCATGCGCGATGCGTTGATCGCCCAAGGGGTGCCGGAAAAGCAGGCCAAGATGCGGGTTGGGCAGATCTGGCAGTGGATCTATGGCTGGGGTGTGCGTGATTTCGCTGAGATGACCAACCTGTCCAAAGCGTTCCGCGCCGAGCTGGCGGAGAACTTTGTCATTGAAATCCCCGAGGTTGTGACGCGGCAAGTGTCCGAGGATGGCACACGCAAATATCTGGTGCGGATTGCCGGCGGTCATGAGGTCGAGATTGTCTATATCCCCGAAGAGGGGCGTGGCACGCTCTGTGTGTCTTCGCAGGTCGGGTGCACGCTGACCTGTTCGTTCTGTCATACTGGTACGCAAAAATTGGTGCGCAATCTGACCGCCGGGGAAATCATCGGGCAGGTATTGGTTGCCCGTGATGATCTGGGCGAATGGCCGGAAATCGGCGCGAAACATGTTGAAGGGCGGCTGCTGTCCAACATCGTGCTGATGGGCATGGGCGAGCCGCTGTATAATTTCGAGAATGTGCGCGATGCGATGAAAATTGCCATGGATCCCGAAGGTATCCAGTTGTCGCGCCGTCGGATTACCCTGTCGACCTCGGGTGTGGTGCCTGAAATTGCCCGCACAGCCGAGGAAATCGGGTGCCAACTGGCGATTTCCTTTCATGCGACCACGGATGAGGTGCGCGACAAGCTGGTGCCGATCAACAAGAAATGGAACCTTGAGGTGTTGCTGGAGGCTCTGCGCGCCTATCCCAAAGTGTCCAATTCCGAGCGGATTACCTTTGAATATGTGATGTTGCACGGGGTGAATGACAGCGACGAGGATGCCCATCGTTTGGTTGAGCTGATCAAGGGCATCCCGGCCAAGATCAACCTGATCCCGTTTAACGAATGGCCCGGCGCGCCTTATAAACGCTCGTCAAACAACCGGATCCGCGCCTTTTCCGAGATCATTTATAACGCCGGATATGCCTCACCGGTGCGCAAACCGCGGGGCGAAGACATCATGGCCGCCTGTGGTCAGCTGAAATCTGCAACCGAGCGGTCCCGCAAGTCGCGCAAGCAGATCGAGGCGGAGGCAGGTCTTTCCTGA
- a CDS encoding asparaginase: MTQAAPFTEVWRGPFLESVHSGHAVICDASGEIVQAWGDPTRVILPRSSSKMIQALPLLTSGAADAYRLTTEQLALSCASHQGAAIHTDRVGTWLETLGFADDDFRCGPQDPADKDAHEGLIRAHETPCQIHNNCSGKHAGFLTLTQHLKAGPEYVEPDHPLQRACLEAFETVTQETSPGYGIDGCSAPNYACTLHGMARAMAHFAAAPDGSAEARLHQAMRLHPELVAGETRACTELMRAMDGKVALKTGAEGFFIAILPEQKLGIALKAACGTTRAAECAIAALLVKLGVLDANHPATLKRLNAPIKNWRGIETGILKPAAGLL; the protein is encoded by the coding sequence ATGACCCAAGCGGCCCCCTTTACCGAAGTTTGGCGCGGACCTTTCCTTGAAAGCGTTCATTCCGGCCATGCGGTGATCTGCGATGCAAGTGGTGAGATTGTTCAGGCTTGGGGGGATCCGACCCGAGTGATCCTGCCGCGTTCCTCATCCAAAATGATACAAGCACTGCCGCTGCTTACCTCTGGCGCGGCTGACGCATATCGGCTGACAACAGAGCAACTGGCCCTGTCTTGCGCCTCGCATCAAGGGGCTGCGATCCACACGGATCGTGTCGGGACATGGTTGGAGACACTTGGGTTTGCCGATGATGATTTCCGCTGCGGCCCGCAGGATCCTGCGGATAAAGACGCCCATGAGGGGCTGATCCGCGCTCATGAAACCCCTTGCCAGATCCACAACAACTGTTCTGGTAAACATGCGGGCTTTCTGACCCTGACCCAACATCTGAAGGCAGGCCCAGAATATGTGGAACCCGACCACCCCCTTCAGCGTGCCTGCCTTGAAGCATTTGAAACCGTCACACAGGAAACTTCTCCCGGATACGGGATCGACGGGTGTTCTGCCCCGAACTATGCCTGCACCCTGCACGGCATGGCCCGCGCGATGGCCCATTTTGCGGCAGCACCCGATGGCTCTGCCGAAGCACGATTGCATCAGGCGATGCGCCTGCACCCTGAATTGGTTGCTGGCGAAACCCGTGCCTGTACCGAATTGATGCGGGCGATGGATGGCAAGGTTGCGCTAAAAACCGGGGCCGAAGGATTTTTCATCGCGATCCTGCCGGAGCAGAAGCTGGGCATCGCGCTTAAGGCCGCGTGCGGCACCACCCGTGCGGCGGAATGTGCGATTGCCGCATTGCTGGTCAAACTTGGCGTGCTTGACGCAAATCACCCGGCAACACTGAAACGGCTGAACGCGCCAATCAAAAACTGGCGCGGGATCGAAACCGGCATCCTGAAACCGGCTGCCGGTCTGCTTTGA
- a CDS encoding metallophosphoesterase family protein has product MTKPIYAIGDIHGQLAELHRVLGLIEADGGPDAEIVFLGDYTDRGPDSKGVLDLLVEGQAEGRNWTFLQGNHDRMFHWFMRDYPQHEAYLPVELYWLHPRLGGDTTLASYGVEFTARSRMLEVHRMARNTVPQAHVTFLQDAVLSHETESLFFAHAGIRPGVALRDQDEEDLLWIRKEFHVDPRMHPKLVVHGHTPVEQAQHYGNRVNLDSGAGYGKPLTAAVFEGTDCWALDRNGRTKLVPDPT; this is encoded by the coding sequence ATGACCAAACCAATTTATGCCATAGGTGATATTCACGGGCAGCTGGCCGAATTGCACCGCGTGCTTGGGTTGATCGAAGCGGATGGCGGACCGGATGCCGAAATCGTCTTTCTGGGCGATTACACCGACCGTGGCCCTGACAGCAAAGGGGTGTTGGATCTGCTTGTCGAAGGACAGGCAGAGGGGCGCAACTGGACCTTCCTGCAGGGCAATCATGACCGCATGTTTCACTGGTTCATGCGCGATTATCCCCAACACGAGGCCTATCTGCCGGTTGAACTTTACTGGCTGCATCCGCGTCTGGGGGGCGATACGACGCTGGCCTCTTACGGCGTTGAGTTCACGGCAAGATCCCGCATGTTGGAAGTGCATCGGATGGCGCGTAACACTGTGCCTCAGGCCCATGTGACGTTCCTGCAAGATGCAGTTTTGTCCCATGAAACCGAAAGCCTGTTCTTCGCCCACGCTGGCATCCGCCCCGGTGTTGCCCTGCGTGATCAGGATGAAGAAGATCTGCTGTGGATTCGCAAAGAGTTTCACGTTGACCCACGCATGCACCCGAAACTGGTTGTGCATGGGCATACGCCGGTTGAACAGGCGCAGCATTATGGCAACCGCGTCAACCTTGATAGCGGGGCCGGATACGGCAAACCATTAACGGCAGCCGTGTTTGAAGGAACCGACTGCTGGGCGCTGGATCGAAATGGACGTACAAAGCTGGTGCCCGATCCGACGTAG
- a CDS encoding YciI family protein has product MTEYMFAFHGGGMPETPEEGAKMMEAWGAWMEGLGDKMVNPGNPVGMSKTVSATGVADNGGSNPLSGYTIVKADSIEEACEMAAGCPICASGGSVEVAPIVEM; this is encoded by the coding sequence ATGACCGAATATATGTTTGCATTTCATGGTGGCGGTATGCCGGAAACCCCCGAAGAAGGGGCAAAGATGATGGAAGCTTGGGGTGCCTGGATGGAAGGCCTGGGTGACAAGATGGTCAATCCCGGCAACCCCGTTGGCATGTCCAAAACGGTCAGTGCCACAGGCGTTGCCGACAATGGCGGATCGAATCCGCTGTCCGGTTACACCATCGTTAAGGCTGACAGCATTGAAGAGGCTTGCGAGATGGCTGCCGGTTGTCCGATCTGCGCCTCCGGCGGGTCAGTCGAAGTGGCACCCATCGTCGAGATGTAG
- a CDS encoding phosphoserine transaminase — MAIELPVTRPTNPRFSSGPCAKPPVFDLTALSDAPLGRSHRAAVGKAKLLEAIETTREILGVPADYRIGIVPASDTGAFEMAMWSMLGERPVQMVAWESFGAGWVTDVVKQLKIEATTHTAEYGEIVDMAALNYNNDVCFTWNGTTSGVRMANGDAIPADRKGLTLCDATSAAFAMDLPWDKLDVTTFSWQKVLGGEAAHGMLILSPRAVERLENYTPAWPLPKIFRMTKGGKLNEGIFKGETINTPSMLCVEDYLNALKWAKTVGGLQGLIARADANAQAVADFVAAHEWIDFLAVDPATRSNTSVCLKFTDPRITDGAAFAKAVAKRLADENVALDIGAYRDAPPGLRIWCGGTVETADVAAMLPWLAWAFETEINA, encoded by the coding sequence ATGGCTATTGAACTACCGGTCACGCGGCCGACGAATCCGCGTTTTTCTTCTGGCCCCTGTGCCAAACCCCCCGTTTTTGATCTGACCGCTTTGTCTGACGCGCCTTTGGGCCGCAGCCACCGCGCCGCTGTTGGCAAGGCCAAATTGCTGGAAGCGATCGAAACCACCCGTGAAATTCTGGGCGTGCCTGCGGATTACCGCATCGGCATCGTGCCCGCGTCCGATACCGGCGCGTTTGAGATGGCCATGTGGAGCATGCTGGGCGAACGCCCTGTGCAGATGGTGGCATGGGAGTCATTCGGCGCAGGCTGGGTCACCGATGTGGTCAAACAGCTTAAGATCGAGGCGACAACCCATACAGCGGAGTACGGCGAGATCGTCGATATGGCCGCGCTGAACTATAACAATGATGTCTGTTTCACCTGGAACGGCACAACTTCCGGCGTGCGCATGGCAAATGGCGATGCGATTCCGGCAGACCGCAAGGGGCTGACCCTTTGTGATGCTACATCCGCCGCATTTGCCATGGACCTGCCTTGGGACAAACTGGATGTCACGACATTCTCCTGGCAGAAAGTGCTGGGCGGCGAAGCGGCACATGGCATGCTGATCCTGTCACCCCGCGCGGTTGAGCGGTTGGAAAACTACACCCCCGCATGGCCCCTGCCCAAGATTTTCCGCATGACCAAAGGCGGCAAACTCAATGAAGGCATCTTTAAGGGTGAAACCATCAACACCCCGTCGATGCTCTGTGTTGAGGACTATCTGAACGCACTGAAATGGGCGAAAACCGTTGGCGGCCTGCAAGGGTTGATCGCACGGGCCGACGCCAATGCGCAGGCGGTCGCGGATTTTGTGGCCGCCCATGAATGGATTGATTTCCTTGCCGTTGATCCGGCGACGCGGTCAAACACATCGGTTTGCCTGAAATTCACCGATCCACGCATTACCGATGGTGCCGCATTTGCCAAAGCTGTTGCAAAACGGCTGGCGGATGAGAACGTGGCGCTTGATATCGGTGCCTACCGCGACGCCCCTCCGGGTCTGCGGATCTGGTGCGGCGGCACGGTTGAAACGGCGGATGTCGCGGCGATGCTGCCTTGGCTTGCCTGGGCCTTCGAGACCGAAATCAACGCATAA
- a CDS encoding acetyl-CoA C-acyltransferase family protein encodes MSTEIVILGGARTAIGTFGGALAGTAPVDLGTVVAKAALERSGVEPAQIGHVAYGNVINTEPRDMYLSRVAAMQADIPDSVPAMNVNRLCGSGVQAIVSATQSLMLGDAEFALAGGAENMSRSPYILSGARWGQKMGDVATIDMMLGTLNCPFGTGHMGVTAENVAAEHDISRADQDAFALESQRRAAAAIEAGYFTDQIAPVEVRVKRDMVPFEVDEHPKATTLDALTGLRTVFQKDGTVTAGNASGINDGAAAVVLATADAAARAGLTPRARVIGYAHAGVRPEVMGIGPVPAVQNLLEKTGLKATDFDVIESNEAFASQALAVTKNLGFDPAKVNPNGGAIALGHPVGATGAIITVKALYELERTGGKRALITMCIGGGQGIALAIERI; translated from the coding sequence ATGAGCACCGAAATCGTTATTCTGGGCGGCGCGCGTACCGCAATCGGCACCTTTGGCGGTGCCTTGGCCGGAACCGCGCCGGTCGATCTGGGCACGGTCGTGGCCAAAGCGGCGCTGGAACGCAGCGGGGTTGAACCCGCACAAATCGGGCATGTGGCTTATGGCAATGTCATCAACACCGAGCCGCGCGATATGTATCTGTCACGGGTTGCGGCGATGCAGGCGGATATTCCCGACAGCGTTCCCGCAATGAATGTGAACCGGCTCTGCGGTTCTGGTGTGCAGGCGATTGTCTCGGCCACGCAGTCCTTGATGCTGGGCGATGCCGAATTTGCACTGGCAGGCGGTGCCGAGAATATGTCCCGCTCCCCCTATATCCTGTCCGGCGCGCGTTGGGGCCAGAAAATGGGCGATGTGGCAACCATCGACATGATGTTGGGCACGCTGAACTGCCCATTTGGGACGGGGCATATGGGTGTCACAGCGGAAAATGTCGCGGCAGAGCATGACATCAGCCGCGCGGATCAGGATGCCTTTGCGCTGGAAAGCCAGCGTCGTGCCGCCGCGGCGATCGAAGCGGGTTACTTCACAGACCAGATCGCGCCGGTTGAGGTGCGGGTGAAACGGGACATGGTGCCCTTTGAAGTCGACGAACACCCCAAGGCCACGACACTCGACGCGCTGACAGGTTTGCGGACCGTGTTTCAAAAAGACGGTACCGTCACGGCGGGCAATGCCAGCGGCATTAACGACGGGGCAGCGGCGGTTGTGCTGGCCACGGCAGATGCCGCAGCACGCGCCGGTCTGACGCCCCGGGCGCGGGTCATCGGCTATGCCCACGCAGGTGTTCGGCCTGAAGTAATGGGCATTGGTCCGGTTCCGGCAGTGCAGAACTTGCTGGAGAAAACCGGGTTGAAAGCAACTGATTTCGATGTGATCGAAAGCAACGAGGCCTTTGCCTCGCAAGCGCTGGCTGTCACCAAAAACCTTGGGTTTGATCCAGCCAAAGTGAACCCCAATGGCGGCGCAATCGCGTTGGGTCATCCGGTGGGCGCAACCGGTGCAATCATCACCGTCAAAGCCCTGTATGAGTTGGAACGAACGGGCGGCAAACGCGCCCTGATCACCATGTGCATTGGTGGCGGTCAGGGCATCGCCCTTGCCATCGAACGGATCTAA
- the serA gene encoding phosphoglycerate dehydrogenase gives MAPKVLISDKLSEAAVQIFRDRGIDVDFQPDLGKDKDKLAEVIGNYDGLAIRSATKVTEKILANAPNLQVIGRAGIGTDNIDKEAASKKGVIVMNTPFGNMITTAEHAIAMMFAVARQIPEASASTHAGKWEKSKFMGVELTGKTLGVIGAGNIGGIVCDRARGLKMKVVAYDPFLGEEKAKKIGVEKVELDELLTRADFITLHVPFTEATANILSRENLEKTKKGVRIVNCARGGLVDEEALADLLKSGHVAGAAFDVFKEEPATENPLFNLPNVVCTPHLGAATTEAQENVALQVAEQMADYLLTGAVSNALNMPSVTAEEAKVMTPWINLAGHLGAFIGQMTDEPIKAINILYDGTVSEMNLEALNCGVVAGIMKRANPDVNMVSAPVVAREKGIQISTTNQDKSGVFDGYVKVTVVTEKRERSVAGTVFSDGKPRFIQIKGIQVDAEIGAHMLYTTNEDVPGIIGTLGQTMGENGVNIANFTLGRSEAKGEAIALLYVDEQVPATVIDKLAATGMFRQIKPLQFDVA, from the coding sequence ATGGCCCCCAAAGTACTCATCTCTGACAAGCTCAGCGAAGCCGCCGTTCAAATCTTCCGCGACCGTGGCATTGACGTCGATTTCCAGCCCGATCTGGGCAAGGACAAAGACAAACTGGCCGAGGTTATCGGCAATTATGACGGTCTTGCGATCCGCTCTGCGACCAAGGTAACCGAGAAAATCCTCGCCAATGCGCCCAACCTTCAGGTCATTGGCCGCGCCGGCATCGGTACCGACAACATCGACAAGGAAGCCGCGTCGAAAAAAGGTGTGATCGTGATGAACACACCTTTCGGCAATATGATCACCACCGCCGAACACGCCATCGCGATGATGTTTGCCGTCGCGCGTCAAATCCCCGAAGCCAGTGCCTCAACGCATGCCGGAAAATGGGAAAAGTCCAAATTCATGGGTGTCGAGCTGACCGGCAAGACATTGGGCGTGATCGGTGCCGGCAACATCGGTGGGATCGTGTGTGACCGTGCACGGGGCCTTAAGATGAAGGTTGTCGCCTATGACCCCTTCCTCGGTGAAGAGAAAGCCAAGAAAATCGGTGTTGAAAAGGTCGAGTTGGACGAACTGCTGACGCGGGCCGATTTCATCACCCTGCATGTGCCCTTCACCGAAGCGACCGCGAATATCCTCAGCCGTGAAAACCTTGAGAAAACCAAGAAAGGCGTGCGCATTGTCAACTGTGCCCGCGGTGGTCTGGTTGACGAAGAGGCGCTGGCCGATCTGCTGAAGTCTGGCCATGTCGCCGGTGCCGCCTTTGACGTGTTCAAGGAAGAGCCGGCCACGGAAAACCCGCTGTTCAACCTGCCCAACGTGGTTTGCACCCCGCATCTTGGCGCGGCAACAACCGAGGCGCAGGAAAACGTGGCCCTGCAGGTTGCCGAACAAATGGCAGATTACCTGCTGACCGGCGCGGTCAGCAACGCATTGAACATGCCCTCCGTCACCGCCGAAGAGGCCAAGGTGATGACCCCGTGGATCAACCTTGCGGGACACCTTGGGGCCTTCATCGGTCAGATGACAGATGAACCGATCAAGGCGATCAACATCCTGTATGATGGCACCGTGTCTGAAATGAACCTTGAGGCGCTGAACTGTGGCGTTGTCGCGGGCATCATGAAACGCGCCAACCCTGACGTGAATATGGTCAGCGCCCCTGTGGTTGCCCGTGAAAAAGGCATCCAGATCAGCACGACCAATCAGGACAAATCAGGCGTGTTCGACGGCTATGTCAAAGTCACTGTGGTGACGGAAAAACGCGAACGTTCGGTTGCAGGGACTGTGTTCTCTGACGGCAAGCCACGGTTTATCCAGATCAAAGGCATTCAGGTCGACGCCGAAATCGGCGCGCATATGCTTTATACGACAAACGAGGACGTGCCGGGCATCATCGGTACGCTGGGTCAGACCATGGGCGAAAACGGCGTGAACATCGCAAACTTTACCCTTGGCCGTTCCGAGGCGAAGGGCGAGGCCATTGCGCTGCTTTATGTGGATGAACAGGTGCCTGCAACGGTCATCGACAAACTGGCTGCAACAGGCATGTTCAGACAAATCAAACCGCTGCAATTCGACGTGGCCTGA
- the serB gene encoding phosphoserine phosphatase SerB — translation MFTVVLLTSPETPELEPSLVESLRNAWGGGDAIWLAPDEAAEFSVPDMPANRWEVWESCQAMQVDLLVVPTATRRKKMLLADMDSTMIQQECIDELADEAGVGERVKDITARAMNGELDFDGALRERVGLMKGLDASVIDKVLAERISIMPGGKELLTTMKANGGHAALVSGGFTAFTAKVAAELGFDENRANTLLIENGVLTGEVGMPILGRQAKVDALEEITARLGLTDGDVIAVGDGANDLGMLTRAGLGVALHAKPSVAAQCDVRVNFGDLTALLYVQGYAKGEFLV, via the coding sequence ATGTTTACAGTTGTTTTGCTGACCTCCCCTGAAACACCTGAGCTTGAGCCATCTTTGGTTGAAAGCCTGCGCAATGCCTGGGGCGGGGGGGATGCCATTTGGCTGGCGCCGGATGAGGCAGCGGAATTTTCGGTACCGGATATGCCTGCAAACCGTTGGGAGGTCTGGGAAAGTTGTCAGGCGATGCAGGTGGATCTGCTGGTGGTGCCAACCGCAACGCGACGTAAGAAGATGCTCCTGGCCGATATGGACAGCACGATGATCCAACAGGAATGTATCGACGAACTGGCGGATGAGGCCGGTGTCGGCGAAAGGGTCAAGGACATCACTGCCCGCGCGATGAATGGAGAGCTGGATTTTGATGGGGCGCTGCGCGAACGTGTCGGGCTGATGAAAGGGCTGGATGCATCCGTGATCGACAAGGTGTTGGCGGAACGGATCAGTATCATGCCCGGTGGCAAGGAGCTGCTGACAACCATGAAGGCAAACGGTGGTCATGCGGCACTGGTATCGGGCGGTTTTACCGCCTTTACGGCCAAGGTTGCGGCGGAACTGGGTTTTGACGAAAACCGCGCAAACACATTGTTAATCGAAAATGGTGTTTTGACGGGTGAGGTGGGCATGCCGATCCTCGGCAGGCAAGCCAAGGTGGATGCCTTGGAAGAGATCACTGCACGGCTGGGCCTAACTGACGGGGATGTCATCGCTGTTGGGGATGGCGCAAATGATCTGGGAATGTTGACACGCGCCGGGCTGGGCGTTGCGCTGCATGCCAAGCCGTCAGTTGCGGCGCAATGTGACGTGCGAGTGAACTTTGGCGACCTGACGGCGCTGCTTTATGTGCAAGGATATGCTAAGGGTGAATTCCTAGTCTAA
- a CDS encoding protein-tyrosine phosphatase family protein, producing MSDWCFALPFDGVGSLWLTPCPTAEQLTELRARGVDTVLSMLPPAEADALGMRDEAALCAAQGITYLSHPIPDFGLPEPDQFSALIAKLGNRLAAGQSVAIHCRAGIGRTGMAAACTLVTMGHTAEEAIAMVSAARGVSIPDTVEQGEFIASFAQGVKKGTDPRY from the coding sequence GTGTCGGATTGGTGTTTTGCACTGCCGTTTGACGGGGTCGGGTCCCTGTGGCTGACGCCCTGCCCGACAGCGGAACAATTGACAGAGCTGCGGGCACGAGGCGTTGATACCGTCCTGTCCATGTTGCCCCCCGCAGAGGCAGATGCGTTGGGGATGCGAGACGAGGCTGCGCTTTGCGCTGCGCAGGGTATCACCTATCTGTCCCATCCGATCCCGGATTTCGGCCTGCCCGAACCAGATCAGTTTAGCGCATTGATCGCAAAGCTAGGCAACCGGCTGGCGGCGGGGCAGTCTGTTGCGATCCATTGCCGGGCTGGCATCGGGCGCACCGGTATGGCGGCGGCCTGTACGCTTGTGACCATGGGTCATACTGCCGAAGAAGCGATAGCGATGGTCAGCGCCGCCAGAGGTGTTTCAATTCCCGATACAGTCGAACAAGGCGAATTTATTGCTTCTTTCGCGCAGGGGGTGAAGAAAGGCACTGACCCAAGGTATTGA
- a CDS encoding invasion associated locus B family protein — protein MKNFGCAIGLAALLAPAAFAQQQSTNRVAAKTDWSVFVEDNPTECWGVSTPKETVNSRDGRVVAVNRGQTLLMVFYRPSAGAKGQVAFTGGYPFASGSTVTMDISGNTFELFTEGEWAWPATTDDDSKIITSMKRGANAVLSGRSGRGTNTKDTFSLLGFTAAVEDAAKRCGG, from the coding sequence ATGAAGAATTTCGGGTGCGCGATCGGTTTGGCAGCATTGCTGGCACCGGCGGCGTTTGCACAGCAGCAAAGCACGAACCGTGTGGCGGCAAAGACCGACTGGAGCGTGTTTGTCGAAGACAACCCAACGGAATGCTGGGGGGTGTCGACACCCAAGGAAACCGTGAATTCGCGTGATGGGCGTGTGGTGGCGGTGAATCGCGGCCAGACCCTGTTGATGGTGTTTTACCGTCCTTCCGCGGGTGCCAAAGGACAGGTTGCCTTTACCGGCGGGTATCCTTTTGCCTCCGGGTCTACGGTGACCATGGATATTTCCGGCAATACCTTTGAACTGTTCACCGAAGGGGAGTGGGCATGGCCTGCAACCACCGATGATGATTCCAAGATCATCACATCGATGAAGCGCGGGGCCAATGCGGTGCTGTCCGGCCGCTCTGGTCGTGGCACAAACACAAAAGACACGTTTTCACTGCTGGGCTTCACAGCAGCGGTTGAAGATGCAGCGAAACGCTGCGGCGGGTGA
- the ubiB gene encoding 2-polyprenylphenol 6-hydroxylase, with amino-acid sequence MRGPHNIWRLIRTGATLERAGAMNVVLDAFEATPTLRFVARALGLPFKFLGYRGDPTMPPATRALTALGPAYIKFGQVLSTRPDVVGDELAVQLRVLQDKLPPFSTEQAKAAVEHELGLPLEQIFSEFSPSVAAASIAQVHRATLVDTGEDVAVKVLRPGIEKAFRKDIDAFYLAARLVELFSPGSRRLRPMDVIEHFDGVVRGELDLRLESAAASEFAANTDKDEGFQLPAIKWNHSSRRVMTLEWADGVSMGDNAAIDAAGHDRVALSNRVLQLFLSHALRDGYFHADMHQGNLKVAPNGNIIAYDFGIMGHIDEYTRRVYAEILFGFIRRDYKRVARVHFEAGYVPADKDVDEFARALRAVGEPIFGMDATHISMARLLAYLFEVTERFGMETRTELILLQRTMVVVEGVARSLNPNMNIWEVASPIVTDYISKSIGPRAVVTDLANTAMVLARFGPRLPGLVEDALMRQTNPPQVDRRPRKRWFVLAGFVGAMTGIGALLLIDALF; translated from the coding sequence TTGAGAGGTCCGCATAACATCTGGCGGCTGATCCGTACCGGCGCGACATTGGAACGCGCTGGCGCGATGAACGTCGTGCTGGATGCCTTCGAGGCCACACCAACACTGCGCTTTGTTGCGCGGGCGCTGGGCCTGCCGTTCAAGTTTCTGGGCTATCGCGGTGATCCGACCATGCCGCCTGCCACCCGTGCGCTGACTGCACTTGGCCCGGCTTACATCAAATTCGGGCAGGTTTTGTCGACCCGTCCTGATGTGGTCGGGGATGAACTGGCCGTGCAGTTGCGCGTGTTGCAAGACAAGCTGCCGCCGTTTTCCACAGAACAGGCCAAGGCCGCAGTTGAACACGAGCTGGGCTTGCCACTGGAACAGATTTTTTCCGAATTCAGTCCGTCTGTCGCTGCCGCTTCCATTGCACAGGTCCACCGCGCCACTTTGGTGGACACAGGCGAGGACGTCGCGGTCAAAGTGCTGCGCCCAGGTATCGAAAAGGCATTTCGCAAGGACATCGACGCCTTTTATCTGGCCGCCCGTCTGGTTGAATTGTTTTCCCCCGGCTCGCGCCGCTTGCGCCCGATGGATGTGATCGAACATTTCGATGGTGTGGTGCGCGGTGAGCTGGACCTGCGGCTGGAAAGTGCTGCGGCCTCTGAATTTGCTGCCAACACAGATAAGGACGAGGGTTTCCAACTGCCCGCGATCAAGTGGAATCACTCCTCGCGCCGGGTGATGACGCTGGAATGGGCGGATGGTGTGTCGATGGGGGACAATGCCGCGATTGATGCGGCCGGTCATGACCGGGTCGCACTTAGCAATCGGGTGCTGCAACTGTTCCTCAGCCATGCGCTGCGCGACGGGTATTTTCATGCGGATATGCATCAGGGGAACCTGAAAGTCGCACCCAACGGCAATATCATTGCCTATGATTTCGGTATCATGGGGCACATTGATGAATACACCCGCCGGGTTTACGCCGAGATTCTGTTTGGCTTTATCCGGCGGGACTACAAACGTGTCGCGCGGGTACACTTTGAGGCCGGGTATGTGCCCGCAGACAAAGATGTGGATGAATTTGCCCGTGCCTTGCGGGCAGTGGGCGAGCCGATTTTCGGGATGGACGCCACCCATATCTCAATGGCGCGGCTGCTGGCCTATCTGTTTGAAGTGACAGAACGTTTCGGGATGGAAACCCGCACCGAGCTGATCCTGTTGCAACGCACCATGGTGGTTGTTGAAGGGGTTGCGCGGTCCTTGAACCCGAATATGAACATTTGGGAAGTGGCCAGCCCGATTGTCACCGACTACATCAGCAAATCCATCGGTCCGCGTGCTGTCGTCACTGATCTGGCGAATACAGCCATGGTGCTGGCTCGCTTTGGTCCGCGCCTGCCCGGGCTGGTCGAGGATGCCTTGATGCGCCAGACCAACCCACCGCAAGTGGACCGCCGCCCGCGCAAACGCTGGTTTGTTCTTGCGGGTTTTGTCGGGGCCATGACGGGCATCGGTGCGCTGCTGTTGATCGACGCACTGTTTTAG